From the genome of Ovis aries strain OAR_USU_Benz2616 breed Rambouillet chromosome 5, ARS-UI_Ramb_v3.0, whole genome shotgun sequence:
TACCCAGTGCCCCCACAGCAGATGAAGGAGCTCTGGAGGTTAGGTGCTGTCAGGAGGAGGGAAACAGGAAGTAGAAGTGAGGCGTGTGTCCAGACTGCTTCCCGGGCTGAAAGTGGTGCTGCCAGGAAGGGGAGGGGCCAGCGGCTTGTGTCTCAGAAGGGAGCACGCCACATGGGGCACAGTGCTACATGGGGCACAGTGCGGCTGCAGACCCGGAAGCAGGCCATGCGAGCCTCAGCCAGCAACATCTCAGGTGAGGAGCCAGCGAGACCGGGCTAGTGAAACCAGGCACGTCCAGGGCCTTGGGGGTGGAGGTGGCCGGCTCCTAGACGGTGGTGGGGAGATGGGTAAAGAGTCACTGCTGGACCCACTTCCTCCCAGACCAGAGGGCTGGGATAGGAAGGCAGAAGTGAAAGTGGAGGAGCCATCTGAGTCATGGACGGGATATGTGCACAGAGCTAATGGCCCGCCTGCTGGACCAGCCAGGAGTCCAGGCCATTCCTAAGAAAGCTGAGGCTGAGTAGGGTGTATGAAGGATAGGTTACAGAGCTCAGCTCCCCTACACTGCCGTATCCCAAGTGCTGGCATGCGGAGGCCAGGAGCAGGGCACTTCTACCCTCGGGAGGGAAAGTTCTGGGGATTTTCTTTACAGTGGTCACATGGATGGGGATAGAGCTGTGGAGGAAAAGTAAGCACGGTAGGGGACCACGGGGAGCAGTCGCCAGGTTAGGTCCCCTTAGGACCCGAgaccaggaggaggagagggggactgcctccagggaagcctggtgcatcagccagtgcaaaggccctgaggtaggttTTGCCTTAAAGAACAGCCAGGACACCATGGTTGGTGAGAGCCACAAATGAGTGGGTGGTGGGGGAGCGGTAGCTCCCTCAGGGCACTGTGGGAAGAGATGAGTACTGTTTTTTCTTCCAGGTAGGTAGGGAGAGAGTCTGGGAGTGTATGGCTGTGACCTGACTCAGGTGCCCTTTGGAGGCTGTGAGGACAGATGGATGATGAGGGTGGGAGCAGGGACAGCGAGGTGGACCAGACTCCTGATCCAGGTAGATGGTGACACTTGGGGGTACAGACTGACATGTGGGACTTAGAGTTGtagaggggggtgggggtggggggctcttgCTTCACCCCAGGCCCGGGTGGCGCTGGTGGTCGATGCCAGGTTATGTGCCTCCCTGGTTCTTGCCCCAGGACACAGCCTAATGGACCCTGGGCTTCTAACCTTCCTTGGTCTCTGAGTCCCTCTGTACAAACGTGCTGTGGCTGGCACCCCCCATCCTGGGTGTGCAAAAGCACTCTGGAAACATGCCCACAAGGGGCTCCTGGGACACAATAGGTAAGGGTGCCACAGCGGGAGCCACAGTGAGGGGCAGGGTTGATGTGCCAAACCCTCTGCTCACAGGTGCCATGCAGTGCCCAGTCAACTTCTCGGAGGCTGCAGATCGCCTCCTCAGTGGCCTCCAAGAGGGCTTTCTGTGGCCCATGCTGGTAGCCGAGTTCCTGGTGGCCTTGGCCTGCAACAGCCTGGCCCTGTACCGGTTCTGCAGCCGGGAGCAGCGCCCTTGGCCCCCAGCTGTGATCTTCTCGGCCCAGCTGGCGGTCAGCGACCTGCTCTACGCCCTGACGCTGCCCCCCCTTGCTGCCTACTTCTACCCGCCCAAGCACTGGCGCTACGGCGAGGCTGCCTGCCGCCTCGAGCGCTTCCTCTTCACCTGCAACCTGCTGGGTAGCGTCATCTTCATCACCTGCATCAGCCTCAACCGCTACATGGGCATCGTCCACCCCTTCTTCACCCACAGCCAACTGCGGCCCAAGCACGCCTGGGCTGTCAGCGCCGCTGGCTGGGCGCTGGCGGTCCTGCTCGCTGCCCCCACGCTCAGCTTCTCTCACCTGAGCAGGTCCCAGCGCCAAggccagtgctctgtgaccagCCCAGGGGCCTGTACCAAGTGCCTGGGGACAGCGGGTGACAGCCAGCTTGAGGCCTACCGGGTCTACAGCCTGGCGCTGGCGGCCCTGGGCTGCggcctgccgctgctgctcaccCTGGCAGCCTATGGCGCCCTGGGGCGGGCCGTGCAGCACAGCCACGGCATGACAGCAGCCAACAAGCTGCAGGTGATGGTGCTGGTGGCCAGCGGCGTGGCCCTCTATGCCAGTTCCTACGTGCCCTACTATATCACGGCAGTGCTCAACGTGTACGCCCGGCTGCGCTGGCAAGCCCTCTGCCCAGGTTTTGCGAGTGAGGCCGCGGCTGAGAAGGCACTGGACCAAAGGACATACTTGGCCCACCAGGTGACACGGGGCCTTGTACCCCTAGCCATCTGCATCCACCCGCTACTCTACATGGCTGTGGTGCCCAGCCTGGACTGCTGCCGCCAACGCTGCGGGCAGGGACAGACCCCAAAGGACACTCCGTGCTCCAGCCAAGCCCTGCCCCTCAACGTCACAGCAACCCCCCAAACCTCAGAGCTCCAGTCCCCCGAGCTGAGCCCGTGACCTGGCCCATCTTCAGCCCCCTCCTCATCACAAGATGCTGGAACCCAGCAGCAGAATGGAGGCAGAGGGCAGGCCCCCAGGAGCCACTTCCTCCCCACAGAAAGGCTGCCAAAGCTGCAGGAGCTTCCACTCACAGCACTAACCCTGGGCAGGGCCACAGAGCAAACCCAagatggggggggtggggggtggagggttgGCCCCGGCTCTAGCCCCACCCACAACAGTGTGATTGACATCAGGGAATAAATGGTCCGGCACAAGGCTAGAGACTAGAGACTTTTTATTGCCCTGAAGCCCTCTGCTCCAGGAGGCTGCCTTCTGTCACTGAAGGTTCCCGGGGCCAGGGGctgagcagcaacagcagcagctggcTTAATTGGTTGATGGCCTAGAAAGGGAAGCAGGAGGTGGGTGAGGATGGCAAGTGAGGGGGCTCTAGACCCTTTAGGGAGTCCCAGGACCACCACCCATCTTACATACACAACACGAACTCAACGGGGAGGAAGGGGGACACGGCACGGAGCACACCTGGGGCCAGACAGGCCTAGGGGTGTGGGGCCCTCCATGAGAAGCAAAGACCCACACCCCGGGACATCCCTGGTGAGGCCCACAGTCAGCCCAAGCATCAGCTACAATGCCATGAGGGGCGGCGGAGGGCAGAGGTCTTACTTGGCCCACTCGACGTTGAGGATGAGGTGGTCGTAGCCAAAGCCGGATACCCCGGCAATGGCACGCGCAGCGTCCTCGCGGCGGTGGAAGCTGATGAAGGCAAAGCCctgggggagggagtgggggtcAGGGACAATGCTCAGGGCACCGCTGGGAGTCaggaccccgccccgcccccacggcCACTGGCCCACCTTGGACTGGCCAGTGGTCTTGTCCTTTGCCAGGTAGATGCGGGAGATGGAGCCAAAGGGCCGGAAGAGCTCCTGCAGGTCAGTCTCACGAGTGTCCTCAGACAGGTTGGTGACACGGATGGTGGCATTGTCATCAGCTGGGCAGGCAAGGAGAGGCGTCGCTGAGGGGCCGGCCCCACCCACAGGATAATCACAGGGTACAAGGGGTGCCCGCCCGCGCACCAGCCCAGCACTggggtgccccccccccccgcctcacCTCTGCGGTTGGGCTGCATGGACTCCCCGCGGCGGCTGGCCCCGTCGCGCAGGCTAGGAGGCACGTacttcccagtcttgttttgagTGGCCTGCACAGGCTCCAGCTCTGGGGACCAAAAGCAAGGTTAGGTCCAGCTTCCCCTGGCACAGGCCTGGCCCAGGACGCTAGCCGCTCCGGCCATGatccagccccaagcaccctccCTCTCAAACCACAGGCCATCTGGGGGATCTCTTCAAGGGCTAAAGGTCTTAAAAGGACTAAAAGGACTTAAAGGTCACACCCAGGCTGATCCACCCACATGTCCGGCCTGCCAGCAGCACAGGAAAAGCGAGAGAACCCACAGTGAGAAAACGCCcagcctcacacacacaccaggacgGTGCACAGGGTAGCAACAGCCCCCAGGGTCCCATCCCGGGGACAGGTGACAAGTGGCTGTGCACACGAGTCACAAGTATAGAACtccagtgtatgtgtgtgtgtctgtgtgtgtgcatgcatacgtGTGCAAACACAGCAAGCTCCTGTcaggacagacacactgagagaACAGCCATCTTCCCTCACTACGCGCAATGTCCTTACACCTGCAGCCGTGCTCACTACAGGCTCTCACCAGCCCCAACAGGAAGAGACAGGTGACGTCACCAGCAGAGCACCCACCTGCAGCCTTTCACATAAACCAACGTGGGCTGTGGCCACAGCCTTACTGCCGTGTGGGAGGTGATAACCACCAACACTGCTGGTCCTGTCCAGACCCCAGGTGAGGACCCACGACTCCCAGAGATGCACGCAATTCCTGTGTTCCACTCCCactcctccccccaacccccaagccTGCCAGCAATATCCCAAGGTCCTGGCACCTCCGGGGAGCTTCT
Proteins encoded in this window:
- the P2RY11 gene encoding P2Y purinoceptor 11 isoform X2 — its product is MDDEGGSRDSEVDQTPDPGAMQCPVNFSEAADRLLSGLQEGFLWPMLVAEFLVALACNSLALYRFCSREQRPWPPAVIFSAQLAVSDLLYALTLPPLAAYFYPPKHWRYGEAACRLERFLFTCNLLGSVIFITCISLNRYMGIVHPFFTHSQLRPKHAWAVSAAGWALAVLLAAPTLSFSHLSRSQRQGQCSVTSPGACTKCLGTAGDSQLEAYRVYSLALAALGCGLPLLLTLAAYGALGRAVQHSHGMTAANKLQVMVLVASGVALYASSYVPYYITAVLNVYARLRWQALCPGFASEAAAEKALDQRTYLAHQVTRGLVPLAICIHPLLYMAVVPSLDCCRQRCGQGQTPKDTPCSSQALPLNVTATPQTSELQSPELSP
- the P2RY11 gene encoding P2Y purinoceptor 11 isoform X1, yielding MGHSATWGTVRLQTRKQAMRASASNISGAMQCPVNFSEAADRLLSGLQEGFLWPMLVAEFLVALACNSLALYRFCSREQRPWPPAVIFSAQLAVSDLLYALTLPPLAAYFYPPKHWRYGEAACRLERFLFTCNLLGSVIFITCISLNRYMGIVHPFFTHSQLRPKHAWAVSAAGWALAVLLAAPTLSFSHLSRSQRQGQCSVTSPGACTKCLGTAGDSQLEAYRVYSLALAALGCGLPLLLTLAAYGALGRAVQHSHGMTAANKLQVMVLVASGVALYASSYVPYYITAVLNVYARLRWQALCPGFASEAAAEKALDQRTYLAHQVTRGLVPLAICIHPLLYMAVVPSLDCCRQRCGQGQTPKDTPCSSQALPLNVTATPQTSELQSPELSP